A stretch of DNA from Atribacteraceae bacterium:
GTTTAATTCGTCTGTGGTATCAACTCTTGGTATCGGCACGAAAATATTGCGCCTTACCAACCCACAAGGCCCCCTACGAGCCCTTTCTCATGTGCCGCGAGGAATATAAATGCAAAAGTCACAGTTAAAAGCGTAGTGGGCCTCCAGGGCTTTGTAGCGGTCCTGTAGTACGGCATGGGTGCCAAATCCTTCTTTTACCGCCACTTTTGCGTTGTCAAAGATCATCCGCTTCGATATACCCTGGAAGAACTCAAAGCCGTCAATCTGGGCCTCTAGAAAGCTTTCTTCGTTCTGATGATAAAACGTTTTGCAGAATATATCGGCACTGTAGTATTCCCGCATACAATAGAGGTTTACCCTGGTTTTCTTGCCGGCCAAGTAGGCCATAGCCTGGCCCCAGTCATTTTGGATTCTTCGCCCGGGTCAAAGGATAGAGGGACAAATACTTTTCGCTGTTTTTCTCTTAACGCTGCCACGATCTCGCGTATTATTGTAGCGTTTATAGCAAAAAGGCCAAGGATGGTCTTATGAGTTTTTGCAGCATGTAGCAGTCAATCGACTGATCCAGCTAAGCAACAGGGAAGGTTCTATTTCTCTTTGAGTGATCTGATTTCTTTGAACATCCGGTATGGTTTTGTTGCAATACGAAAGGGGATGTTTAGAAAAAAAGTAAAAAAATCTTTTTCGTACTCTTCAGTGATACGTCCCGGTTTGGTCAGAACCCTTTTCACCAGGTCCTCGCCATACAACGCAAGAAGCTTGATCGGATCGATCTTTATCTCTAATCGGCATTCTTCACAAAGAATCGTTTTCACCACCCCACTACTGTATGTGATTCTATGTTGGGTTTCCCTCTGACAACGTAGACAGGCCAGGATCGTTCTGATTTCATCCTTGTCCATTTTAATGTCCACCCCTCCTCCTTGATGACCCAGTAAAAGATTTAAATCTGATTCTACTACCATAAGTAATTTTGCTGCAGAAGAACGAAGGAAACCTGGGCCTCAGTTGCCTAAATCAGCCGCCGAAATCACCGCGTTTTCGAAGTAAATAGGCCAGGGATGGCCTTTTTAGCAGCACCGCAACCAGACGTGGTCATTGATGCGTGCAAGAAAACACCAGATGAGGCGGGGCTGATGGCAACGGGGCCTCGCTGAAATGAGTTTTTGCAGCAAAATCAAATATCAGTATTCAAGAGCATTTCAATCAAGACTGTCAAAGCAATCTTGAACGGCCCATATAACTACCGGTGTTCACCGAGCACCCGAATGGCATAAGCATCTTTGACCACCTCGAGAAGACGGATTTTTTCCATGGCTTTCCGGAGGCGGGATTCCACAACCTGGTGGGTCAGGAAATATATGTTTGTCGGCTCACCGGGAGTGCTCACCGGTTGTTTGACAGCGGAAAGACTCACGCCGACTTTCCCGAATTCAGTAGCTATCTGAGCTAAGACACCAGGTGAGTCGAGAGCGTGGGTGCGAACACAATATTGGATTTCCAGATTTTCTATCGGTTTAACCGGATATTCGCCCTGACAGGCACACTCGACTCTTCCCCGGCAATTCATTTTCAGATTTCGTATCGCCTCGATAATATCCCCGACCAAGGCACTTCCGGTGGCTTCACCACCTGCTCCGGGACCACGGAAAGTCAGTTCACGGGTTTTCGTCCGGACAAATATCGCATTTTCCACCCCATCGACCATGGCTAAAGGATGTTCGTTGGGAAGGAAAACCGGGTGAACCCGCAGTTCCAAAACATCGTTGATTCTTTTGGCAATAGCTAAAAGTTTGACCACGTATCCGAGTTCTCGGGCATATTCGATGTCTTCCGGAATGATTCGGGTAATCCCTTCACGAAAGATCGTATCCGGATTCACCCGGCAATGGAAACATAGGGAAGCCAGAATTGAAATTTTATAAGTTGCGTCGTAACCCTCCACATCACTCGTGGGTACTGGCTCGGCATACCCTTTCCGCTTGGCCTCATCTAAAAGCAGGTGGTAGGGAGCCCGACTATGGGCCATTTCACTTAAAATATAGTTAGTGGTTCCATTGACGATACCGGCAATTTCAACGATTTTATCTCCAGTAAGTTGACCCCGGAGAGCATGGATGATCGGAATGCCACCACCTACGGCACCTTCGAAAAATAGATCGGTACGATGTTCCGCTGCCAAAGCGAGAAGCTCCCGGCCCTTTTTGGCGATGAGTTCCTTGTTAGGAGTGACAACGGTCTTTCCCGCACGCAGAGCCCGGCTGACGATATCATAAGCTGGGTCAACTCCCCCAATGGCTTCGACAATTATTTGGATATCAGGATTTTCAATCACTTCGTCGGGGTCATCACTTTTTATCTCAGGAGGAATGGCCAAAGATCTTTCCCGAAACCAGTCTCGATCGACCACTCTGCTTACGTTTATGGGAAGACTCAAATCATTTTCAATTTCATCTTTCCGATCCCAGAGAACTTTAATGGTTCCCGCGCCGACTATTCCGAAGCCGATGACGGCGATCTGCACTTCTTTCATTCTTTTCTCCCTCTTTTCTGCTCAAGCAATTCATTGTTCAAAATCATCACCTAAGCCTCCAGTCCTTTCTTTGGTTTTCGGGAAACGCTCAAATTATGATTCGCCACCTTTCATTATAGTTATTGAAATTGGCTGAGTAAACTGAATAATTGTAAATCGCTAAAACCATAGCCATAGTTTAGAGTCCCGGAATCTACACAAGAACCATGTCCGATAATCTACTTTGAGTCAATGTCCGGTTTTCAGCCAATTGAGGGGTGATAGATGTCCTAAGCGACGGTGAAAACGTTGGTAAAGAAAGGCTCACAGGATAGCCCCGAGGATTTTCCTTTAAGAAATGTTTTCCGAGCCAGCAGCGGGTCGTAGTACCAAGTGTCTCAATGCCTGATCTCCGCAACCTTTCTCCATTCAGACACGAGGTTGACCCTCACTATAAAATAGGCAAGCGCGAGTTACTTGCTGCTCCACCCTACCTGATTTCCGATCGCTATCCGGGAATCAGGAACGTATATGTCAAGAGAAGTTCGCAGTTTACTCTGAATCTCCACTGGTATGCGATCGTCAAGAAAAATCTGAGCCAAACGTTCGGAAAAAACTGATCCACCCGTGCTGGGGACCCCCCGTGGTTTGAACCATCGGGGAATACAGGTCTCCTTTTCTTTGGAGCCGGTATCACTCCCCCTTCCTTGTGGGGTTTTAATGACTGCCTGAGGCGGCAAGAGCTCTTCACATTCATGTTGAGAATGCGGGAGCGGAACATGCCCGATTCCCCGCCCTCTCCCCTTCACAGGGGAGCAAAAAGGCGTTTTCCCGCCAGGGGATCAAGTCAGAGCATATGGCC
This window harbors:
- a CDS encoding homoserine dehydrogenase — encoded protein: MKEVQIAVIGFGIVGAGTIKVLWDRKDEIENDLSLPINVSRVVDRDWFRERSLAIPPEIKSDDPDEVIENPDIQIIVEAIGGVDPAYDIVSRALRAGKTVVTPNKELIAKKGRELLALAAEHRTDLFFEGAVGGGIPIIHALRGQLTGDKIVEIAGIVNGTTNYILSEMAHSRAPYHLLLDEAKRKGYAEPVPTSDVEGYDATYKISILASLCFHCRVNPDTIFREGITRIIPEDIEYARELGYVVKLLAIAKRINDVLELRVHPVFLPNEHPLAMVDGVENAIFVRTKTRELTFRGPGAGGEATGSALVGDIIEAIRNLKMNCRGRVECACQGEYPVKPIENLEIQYCVRTHALDSPGVLAQIATEFGKVGVSLSAVKQPVSTPGEPTNIYFLTHQVVESRLRKAMEKIRLLEVVKDAYAIRVLGEHR